The DNA sequence CAGCCGTAAAAAACAGTTTATTCCTAAGATTATGGGGGCCTATCAGGAACTGTGATTTCTGCAAGCTGCCCTGCAGGAAAGGGACGAAAATGTGAACAGGCTGCTTTGCTTTGATTATGATATGACATTATTGGATCACGCGACCGGCGAGGTGCCGGACAGTACGCTGCGAGCGATTGACCTGCTGCGTCCACAGTGGAAAATTGTGATTGCGACAGGGCGCGACATGGCACAGCCCGAAAGCACCTACGGCCTTACGACGGTCCATCCGGACGCTGTTGTGGAGATGAACGGTGCCCGTATCCGTGCAGAAGGAAAGATTCTGTACCGCTATTATTTGCCGCAGGCACTGCTGCAGACGGTCATTCTGTTTGGCCGTCAGCAAAAAATGTGCATCAGCTGTGTAAAGGACGGCATCTATTATACAACAGATTCGTCACTGCTGGAAAGCTTTGTTCACACCTGTGTCCGGAAAGAAAAAATTCAGGTTCGTCCGGCGGAGCAGGTGTTTGGTCAGCCTGTCAGTGCACTGACACTGGTCGGCAGTGAACCGGAAGCTCGCCTGCTGGAACAGCGCTTCCCACAGGTGAGGGTGCCGCTCTTCGGAAAAAAGCGCGGTGCAGATATTATCCCGCGCACACTTTCCAAGGCGGAGGGCGTGCGGCGGCTGCTGGATTATTATGACTCGGACTTTAGCAGCGTTATGTTTTTTGGTGACAGCGGCAATGATTTGGAACTAATCAAAGCGGCCAGCATCGGTGTAGCCATGGGCAACGCAATAGAACCTGTCAAGCGATCGGCAGACTATGTGACAAGTGCGGTAGGGGACAACGGCATTTGGAACGCACTTCGGCATTTTCATCTTCTGCCGGCAGCCGAAAAACAGGATGAAAAAGCATGAGTAGCCGGGTGGTTTCATACAATGAGAAGCAGAGCTACCGCTGTGGATGGCATCACTTGTAAAAATAAAGTGAAAGACAGAAAAAATATGCCGATTTTGGCATCATTTCTGAAATAAAGAAAGTAAAGGCGGAAAAAATCGGCCGTTTTCCGCTTTTTCCCCATTTCTGCCGTTGACTTTTCCACAAGGCGGGCATATAATAACGGTAATGACAGTAAAGGCGCTGTGGGGCGTGTTCCCTATAGCGCTTTTTCTCTGTTTACAGGTTTTAAGAAAGATAAAACTGCATGGAGGGATTTGCATGAGTACGGTTCCAGAATTGTTCGGCAGCCTGGTCTTTAATGAAACGGTCATGAAAGAGCGCCTGCCGAAAGACACGTTTCGGGCGCTGATGAAGACCCGCAAGGAGGGCCAGCCCCTTGTTCCGGACGTGGCCAACGTAGTGGCAAACGCCATGAAGGACTGGGCAGTTGAAAACGGCTGCACCCACTTTACGCACTGGTTCCAGCCAATGACAGGCATCACTGCTGAAAAGCACGACAGTTTCATCTATCCGGTGGACGGCGAAAAGGTCATTATGGAGTTTTCTGGCAAAGAGCTTATCAAGGGCGAGCCGGATGCCAGCTCTTTTCCTTCCGGCGGTCTGCGCGCTACCTTTGAGGCACGCGGCTATACCGCATGGGACCCCACCAGCGATGCTTTTATTAAGGACAATACCCTGTGCATTCCCACTGCATTCTGTTCTTATACCGGCGAAGCATTGGACAAAAAAACACCACTGCTGCGTTCCATGAACGCTATCAACAAGCAGGCACTGCGCATCCTGCGCCTGTTCGGTGATACCACAACACAGCGTGTAAACACCAATGTAGGTCCGGAGCAGGAATATTTCCTGATTGACCGTGATATGTACTGCAAGCGCCGTGATTTGGTTTACACTGGCCGTACTTTGTTCGGCGCAAAGCCGCCGAAGGGGCAGGAGATGGAGGACCACTACTTTGGTGTTCTCAAGCCGCGTGTCAAGGCCTTTATGGATGACCTGGACAACGAATTGTGGAAGCTGGGTATTCTTGCGAAGACAGAGCATAACGAAGTAGCTCCTTCTCAGCACGAATTGGCACCTATTTACACCGATACCAATGTTGCTGCCGACCACAACCAGCTGACAATGGAAATCATGAAGAAAGTGGCCGCCCGCCACAACCTGGCCTGCCTGCTGCATGAAAAGCCCTTTGAGGGTGTCAACGGTTCCGGCAAACACAACAACTGGTCCCTTTCCACTGACGGCGGCAGCAACCTGCTGGACCCGGGCGATTCGCCGCGTGAAAATGCACAGTTCCTTTTGTTCCTTGTCTCTGTCATTCAGGCGGTAGATGAGCATCAGGACCTGCTCCGCCTGTCCGTTGCCAGCGCAGGCAATGACCACCGTTTGGGCGCCAACGAAGCGCCGCCGGCAATTATCTCCATTTTCTTGGGCGATGAGCTAACCACCGTTCTGGATTCTATCGATCAGAACAAGCCCTATGCACAGAAGGATAAAGAAGTACTGGAAATCGGTGTGGACGAACTGCCGCCGCTGCCGAAGGACACAACGGACCGCAACCGTACATCTCCGTTTGCCTTTACCGGCAATAAATTTGAATTCCGTATGCTCGGTTCTACCGTTTCCATTGCCTGCCCGAACATGATGCTGAACACCATTGTGGCCGACGTGCTGGAACAGTATGCTGACCGTCTGGAAAAGGCCAAGGACTTTAACAAAGAACTGAATCACATTATCCGTGAAGCATACCATGACCATAAGCATATTGTCTTTAACGGCGATGGCTATACCGATGAATGGATTGCCGAGGCGAAAAAGCGCGGCCTGCTGAACCTGTCCTCTACTGCGGAAGCACTGCCGTACTACACGCGTCCTGAAAATGTTGCTTTGTTTGAACACCACAGCGTGCTGACAAAGAATGAAGTGTATTCCCGCTGCGAGATTCAGATGGAGAACTACACAAAGCAGATACATATCGAGGCGGAAACCATGGTCGATATGATTTATAAGGACATTTTGCCGGCGGCTAACCGCTATGTCAGTGCACTGAGCAATACCGTCAACGCAAAGGCCACTGCCTGCAGCGATGCTTCTTCCACATTTGAGAAGGACACCATCCAGACACTTTCCAAACTGAGCGATTCCCTTTATGCGGAAACGCGTGCACTGGAAAAGAATGTGGCTGGCGAAGGCAAAGGGAATATTCAGGAGCAAGCCTCCTATTCCCGCGATACGCTGTTCATGCAGATGGAGAAAACACGCAGAATTGCAGACCAGATTGAGCCTTTGGTAGCGAAAGAGTACTGGCCGTATCCCACCTATGGCGAGATGCTGTTCAGTGTGGTATAAGTATCGGCTTTGTTTCAAAGAAAAGGCGGATTCCACAAATGGTGGGAACCTGCCTTTTTTGTTTAATTACAGAAGCTCCTTTCAAACAAATCTATGGCAATCCGCAAAAGAATGTGCTATTATGATAAATGCACAGGAAAGGTGCCGTTTTCCCCGCTTTGTGCGGGGAGCAGAAATGCTGTTAAGCCCTGCTTCCCAGAAAGGAAAATGCAATGAAAGAGCAAAAAACACCTAAGAAGCAAATAATTATTTTCTACGTTGTTGCCATTCTGGTGATTGTTTTGCTGAATATGGTGATATTCCCCACCATTACACAGCCGAAAACGATTTCAGTGGATTATGCGACGTTTCTGAAAATGGTTGACAGCAACCAGGTGGCAAAAGTGAATATTGACCGTTCTAACCAAAGAATCACTTTTACCGCCAAGGGAAAAGTCCCCACAATTACAGCTTCATCATCGTCGGCAGTATCTTCTCGTACGATATTGGCAGGCGGCAGTACACAGACCGTGCAGGAACAGCCAGCGGACCCCGGCCGTGAGAATACCTATGTAACCGGCCTGATGCCGGACGAAAAATTGACAGAGCGTTTGCTGGCGAAGGGTACCATTCAGTTTACAGCGGATATTCCTCAGCAAGCATCACCGCTGCTTGCCGTCTTTATTGAAGTCGTTCTGCCGTTTGGGCTGATTGTCCTTGCTGGCTGGCTGTTCCTGCATATGATGCAGAAACGGGTCGGCGGCGCTGGCTCCATGTCATTTGGCAAGAGCAACGCAAAAATTTATGTGGAAGCACAGACGGGGAAAACCTTTGATGATGTAGCCGGTGAGGATGAGGCGAAGGAAGCACTGGTCGAAATTGTAGACTTCCTGCACAATCCGAAAAAATATGCGGATATTGGCGCAACCCTGCCAAAGGGCGCTTTGCTGGTGGGCCCTCCCGGTACCGGTAAAACTTTGCTGGCACAGGCTGTCGCCGGTGAAGCGCATGTGCCATTCTTCTCTATTTCCGGTTCGGAATTTGTAGAGATGTTTGTTGGTATGGGCGCAGCAAAGGTGCGTGACCTGTTTAAACAGGCACAGGAAAAAGCACCTTGTATTGTCTTTATTGATGAAATCGATACCATTGGCAAGGCGCGTGACAACAGCATTTCCACCAACGATGAACGGGAACAGACACTGAACCAGCTGCTTACAGAAATGGACGGATTCGACGGACGCAAGGGTGTTGTTATTCTGGCGGCAACGAACCGGCCGGACAGCCTGGATAAGGCACTGCTGCGTCCAGGGCGGTTTGACCGCCGCATTCCGGTGGAGCTGCCAGACTTGAAGGGCCGTGAGGCCATTCTGAAAGTACACGCACGCGAAATTAAAATAGGGCCGGACGTAAATTATAATGCGATTGCCCGCGCAACCGCCGGCGCTTCCGGCGCTGAACTGGCCAATATTATTAACGAAGCGGCCCTGCGCGCCGTAAAATGTGGGCGCAAAGCGGTCATTCAGGAGGACCTGGAGGAAAGCGTTGAAACGGTCATTGCCGGTTATCAGCGCAAAGGCGCAGTCATTCCAATAAATGAAAAGAAAATCATTGCCTACCATGAAACGGGCCATGCGCTGGTTGCTGCCATGCAGAAAGGCAGCGCGCCGGTCACAAAAATTACAATTATCCCGCGTACCAGCGGTGCCCTCGGTTATACCATGCAGGTGGACGAAGGCGAAAAGTGCCTGATGAGCAAAAAGGAATGTCTGGAGAAAATTGCTACTCTGTGCGGCGGCCGTGCGTCCGAGGAACTGATTTTCGGCGACTGCACCAGCGGTGCCAGCAACGATATTGAACAAGCAACAAAAATTGCGCGCGCCATGGTTACACGTTTCGGCATGAGTGATGACTTCGGGATGGTAGCCATGGAAACCGTTCAGAATCAGTATTTGGGTGGAGACGCTTCGCTTTCCTGTTCTCCAGAAACGGCAACAAAAATTGATGCGGAAGTACAAAATATCATTAAAAAGCAGCATGCAAAAGCTTTGCAGATTTTAAAGGACAATACACCGAAACTGCATGAGATTTCTAAGTATCTGCTGGAAAAAGAAACGATTACCGGTGATGAATTCATGCGTATTCTGCGCGGAGAGGAAAAACCGGAATTGGACAATGAGGATGGGGGAACCCCTATGCTTTCAGGTGTGTCCTCGGAGGAGGTTAACAAAGAAGATGGAGAGCCGAATTCCTAAGGCACTGGAACGTCACCGTACGGGATATAATTGCTGTCAGGCTGTTGCCTGTACTTACTGTGACCTGGTGGGTGTTTCAGAGGACCAGATGTTCCGTCTGGCTGAAGCATTTGGCGCCGGTATGGGCGGTATGAAAGAGACCTGCGGTGCAGTCAGCGGTGCTATGCTGCTTGCCGGCATGAAAAGCAGCGGCGGTATGCGTCAGCGCACAAAGGGCGGCACCTATGCACTTTCCCGGGAAATAGTGAATGCTTTTCTGAAGAAAAACACCACTGCCATTTGCAAAGACTTGAAAGGCACAGAGTCAGGTATTCCGCTGCGCAGTTGTGACGGCTGTATTGAGGACGCCTGCACATTGGTGGAATCCGTTTTGTTTGCGAAAGGTTAAGCGCATATCAAAATAAAATGATAATAAAAAGGCTGACAGATACAGCAGAGTAGAATAAAACTCTGTCTATGCTGTCGGCCTTTTTTAGCGGTGTGAATTTAGACAAATTGGTTGTGGTCTGCGTCATATACATAATCAATTGCGGAGAGCTTTTGCTCCAATTCTTTTCGGTCAATGGACAGACTGCTGCACAGTTCGTCCAGACTGGAATATGTATCGCGCAGCCGCGTGTTGATAACACTGAGCAGCATGGCGGCATCTTTTGGCAGGCACATAGGGCGGCATCTCCTTTCCTTATGAAACCAAGTATAGCGTGTTTGTGGGAGGGAAGCAAGTGGCCAGCCGACATTCGCTTCCCTTGCAAAAAGGATGAAAATGTCATATAATAAAGAATATTGCCTAAGGAAAAATAATTTGATAGGGGGCCGTGCTTTGCTGTATTCTTATGAATTAGATACGGATAAAGAAGGATTCTACGATATAACAGCGGATGTACAGGACGCCATACAGAAAAGTGGTGTTCGTTCCGGCAGCTGTCTGGTTTACTGCGTACATACAACAGCCGGCATTACTA is a window from the Caproicibacterium lactatifermentans genome containing:
- a CDS encoding HAD-IIB family hydrolase produces the protein MNRLLCFDYDMTLLDHATGEVPDSTLRAIDLLRPQWKIVIATGRDMAQPESTYGLTTVHPDAVVEMNGARIRAEGKILYRYYLPQALLQTVILFGRQQKMCISCVKDGIYYTTDSSLLESFVHTCVRKEKIQVRPAEQVFGQPVSALTLVGSEPEARLLEQRFPQVRVPLFGKKRGADIIPRTLSKAEGVRRLLDYYDSDFSSVMFFGDSGNDLELIKAASIGVAMGNAIEPVKRSADYVTSAVGDNGIWNALRHFHLLPAAEKQDEKA
- a CDS encoding glutamine synthetase III — translated: MSTVPELFGSLVFNETVMKERLPKDTFRALMKTRKEGQPLVPDVANVVANAMKDWAVENGCTHFTHWFQPMTGITAEKHDSFIYPVDGEKVIMEFSGKELIKGEPDASSFPSGGLRATFEARGYTAWDPTSDAFIKDNTLCIPTAFCSYTGEALDKKTPLLRSMNAINKQALRILRLFGDTTTQRVNTNVGPEQEYFLIDRDMYCKRRDLVYTGRTLFGAKPPKGQEMEDHYFGVLKPRVKAFMDDLDNELWKLGILAKTEHNEVAPSQHELAPIYTDTNVAADHNQLTMEIMKKVAARHNLACLLHEKPFEGVNGSGKHNNWSLSTDGGSNLLDPGDSPRENAQFLLFLVSVIQAVDEHQDLLRLSVASAGNDHRLGANEAPPAIISIFLGDELTTVLDSIDQNKPYAQKDKEVLEIGVDELPPLPKDTTDRNRTSPFAFTGNKFEFRMLGSTVSIACPNMMLNTIVADVLEQYADRLEKAKDFNKELNHIIREAYHDHKHIVFNGDGYTDEWIAEAKKRGLLNLSSTAEALPYYTRPENVALFEHHSVLTKNEVYSRCEIQMENYTKQIHIEAETMVDMIYKDILPAANRYVSALSNTVNAKATACSDASSTFEKDTIQTLSKLSDSLYAETRALEKNVAGEGKGNIQEQASYSRDTLFMQMEKTRRIADQIEPLVAKEYWPYPTYGEMLFSVV
- the ftsH gene encoding ATP-dependent zinc metalloprotease FtsH, whose product is MKEQKTPKKQIIIFYVVAILVIVLLNMVIFPTITQPKTISVDYATFLKMVDSNQVAKVNIDRSNQRITFTAKGKVPTITASSSSAVSSRTILAGGSTQTVQEQPADPGRENTYVTGLMPDEKLTERLLAKGTIQFTADIPQQASPLLAVFIEVVLPFGLIVLAGWLFLHMMQKRVGGAGSMSFGKSNAKIYVEAQTGKTFDDVAGEDEAKEALVEIVDFLHNPKKYADIGATLPKGALLVGPPGTGKTLLAQAVAGEAHVPFFSISGSEFVEMFVGMGAAKVRDLFKQAQEKAPCIVFIDEIDTIGKARDNSISTNDEREQTLNQLLTEMDGFDGRKGVVILAATNRPDSLDKALLRPGRFDRRIPVELPDLKGREAILKVHAREIKIGPDVNYNAIARATAGASGAELANIINEAALRAVKCGRKAVIQEDLEESVETVIAGYQRKGAVIPINEKKIIAYHETGHALVAAMQKGSAPVTKITIIPRTSGALGYTMQVDEGEKCLMSKKECLEKIATLCGGRASEELIFGDCTSGASNDIEQATKIARAMVTRFGMSDDFGMVAMETVQNQYLGGDASLSCSPETATKIDAEVQNIIKKQHAKALQILKDNTPKLHEISKYLLEKETITGDEFMRILRGEEKPELDNEDGGTPMLSGVSSEEVNKEDGEPNS
- a CDS encoding C-GCAxxG-C-C family protein, with the translated sequence MESRIPKALERHRTGYNCCQAVACTYCDLVGVSEDQMFRLAEAFGAGMGGMKETCGAVSGAMLLAGMKSSGGMRQRTKGGTYALSREIVNAFLKKNTTAICKDLKGTESGIPLRSCDGCIEDACTLVESVLFAKG
- a CDS encoding DUF4250 domain-containing protein is translated as MCLPKDAAMLLSVINTRLRDTYSSLDELCSSLSIDRKELEQKLSAIDYVYDADHNQFV